From one Aquicella siphonis genomic stretch:
- a CDS encoding tetratricopeptide repeat protein, whose protein sequence is MKKAKLTLAEIQELHKAGRLDEAKAGYFSWLEDHPHDASVLHLYALVCAEQGEWDDAQRYLEKALAIDPADRALYLHLANICKAKGEYDHAIRVLHDLIRLYPRFAAGFNNLGTVYFALGKWNDAIDAFKTAIDLQTDFVDAYYNLGLALGKAGRYDEALSAYRALLEISPAHAGGRFQLACLLMKQNEYQAAADQFLLIEQEYPYHFETQSNLATCFLKLGWLQKAGTHYLKALEIIPDDIQILYNLGVISVQLGRMRDAVEYYSRCIQENPDFYEARNNLAVAFLALKKKDRALQQFREALRMHPENASIRHIISVLSQDRQISASPAEYIQSLFDSYADHYDAHITQTLHYQVPEFMRDRVGVYYDLSKVKWDVLDLGCGTGLCGALFRSAARSLKGVDLSDKMLAEAARKQCYDQLVHLDILSFLDECADTFDLVLAGDVLVYFGNLEELFSAVYPVLRNGGLFAFNAEVNLNESFSMTESGRFAHSKAYLDRLIGQHHLAILDYKVIPLRTQNQAAIQGHLYLLKKE, encoded by the coding sequence ATGAAAAAAGCAAAACTGACACTTGCGGAAATACAAGAATTGCACAAGGCAGGCCGTCTAGATGAGGCAAAGGCCGGCTATTTCTCATGGCTGGAGGATCATCCGCATGACGCGTCTGTTTTGCATTTGTATGCGCTGGTGTGTGCTGAGCAGGGTGAATGGGATGATGCGCAGCGTTACCTGGAAAAAGCGCTGGCCATAGATCCCGCTGACCGTGCGCTTTATCTGCATCTGGCCAATATCTGCAAGGCCAAGGGCGAATATGATCATGCCATCAGGGTCCTGCATGATTTAATCAGGTTATATCCTCGATTCGCCGCTGGTTTTAATAATTTAGGTACGGTTTATTTCGCGCTGGGAAAGTGGAATGACGCGATCGATGCTTTCAAAACCGCAATTGATCTGCAGACGGATTTCGTGGATGCTTACTATAATCTTGGACTCGCGCTGGGAAAAGCCGGACGCTACGATGAAGCCTTGAGTGCTTATCGGGCCTTGCTGGAAATCTCGCCTGCGCATGCCGGGGGGCGGTTTCAGCTGGCGTGTTTGCTAATGAAGCAAAATGAATACCAGGCTGCTGCCGATCAATTTCTACTTATTGAACAGGAATACCCTTATCATTTTGAAACACAGTCGAATCTGGCAACTTGTTTTTTAAAGCTGGGATGGCTGCAAAAAGCCGGAACGCATTATTTGAAAGCGCTGGAAATCATTCCGGACGATATCCAGATCCTGTATAACCTGGGTGTAATCAGTGTGCAGTTGGGCCGCATGCGGGATGCGGTTGAATATTACTCGCGTTGTATCCAGGAAAACCCTGATTTTTATGAGGCTCGCAATAATCTGGCGGTCGCTTTTCTGGCATTGAAAAAGAAAGACCGGGCGTTGCAGCAATTTCGCGAGGCATTGCGTATGCATCCTGAGAATGCGTCAATACGCCATATTATCAGCGTCTTGTCGCAAGACAGGCAGATATCTGCCTCGCCGGCTGAATATATTCAATCTCTTTTCGATTCCTATGCGGATCACTACGATGCGCATATTACTCAAACGCTGCATTATCAGGTCCCTGAATTCATGCGTGACAGGGTGGGGGTTTATTATGATTTGTCCAAGGTCAAATGGGATGTGCTTGATCTTGGATGCGGAACCGGGTTGTGCGGCGCATTGTTCAGGTCTGCGGCGCGTTCGCTGAAGGGCGTGGATCTGTCAGACAAGATGTTGGCGGAAGCGGCCAGAAAACAGTGTTACGACCAATTGGTTCATTTGGATATTCTTTCATTTCTGGACGAATGCGCGGACACATTCGATCTGGTGCTCGCAGGGGATGTACTGGTGTATTTTGGCAATTTGGAAGAGTTGTTTTCCGCAGTTTACCCCGTGCTGCGCAATGGCGGTTTGTTTGCATTCAACGCGGAAGTGAACCTGAATGAAAGCTTCAGCATGACGGAATCAGGGCGATTTGCCCACAGCAAGGCTTATCTGGACAGGCTGATCGGGCAGCATCACCTGGCCATTCTGGATTACAAGGTTATTCCGCTGCGCACTCAAAACCAGGCGGCGATCCAGGGGCACTTGTATCTATTGAAAAAGGAATAA
- a CDS encoding cytochrome c oxidase assembly protein, with the protein MSERKSHRKVFMIGGIAAAVMFAFCFAMVPLYSLICKKTGINTSAANSGLLTSVSAETKEPPDLSRTITVQFVATNHNGMPWEFFPRTKSIKVHPGENNKIFFHAKNTTEKTMSVQAIPSMTPTDALSHFHKIECFCFTQQSLKAQESKEMPMIFRIDKDIPKEIHVITLAYTLFDTTPKEARKGS; encoded by the coding sequence ATGTCAGAGCGCAAGTCTCACCGTAAGGTTTTCATGATTGGCGGTATCGCAGCCGCCGTCATGTTTGCCTTTTGTTTTGCCATGGTCCCGTTATACAGTCTGATTTGCAAAAAAACGGGAATCAATACCTCTGCCGCAAACAGTGGTTTGCTGACTTCGGTCAGTGCTGAAACAAAAGAACCCCCTGATCTCTCGCGCACCATTACGGTACAGTTTGTCGCGACCAATCACAATGGTATGCCATGGGAGTTTTTTCCTCGCACCAAATCGATCAAGGTTCATCCGGGAGAAAATAATAAAATCTTTTTTCACGCTAAAAACACCACGGAAAAAACCATGAGTGTCCAGGCGATCCCAAGCATGACGCCTACGGATGCGCTCAGCCATTTTCACAAGATAGAATGTTTTTGTTTTACCCAGCAAAGCCTGAAAGCTCAGGAAAGCAAAGAAATGCCGATGATATTTCGCATAGACAAAGATATTCCCAAAGAAATTCACGTTATTACGCTGGCATACACATTGTTTGACACAACCCCTAAAGAAGCAAGGAAGGGATCATGA
- a CDS encoding cytochrome c oxidase subunit 3 — protein sequence MMSTQTKKYNPVKYYFIADPSFWPIVGTIGIFCTVIGLVQILHGGAAGPYIMAGGILILLTTMFGWFGAVIKESLSGLHSHQMDKTYRWGMMWFIVSEVALFGVFFLALFYTRLFGVTELSGDPFEFVKALDMYKGGATHQYLWPNFQGVWPLLTNPNPELFKGPEAVIPTWGIPALNTLILLSSAVTVTWAHWGFKKGNRKQIIIGLILTILLGAIFEGFQAHEYIEAYTELGLKLSSGIYGTTFFTLTGLHAAHVSIGVIMLTVILFRCLKGHFLPEHHFAFEAVSWYWHFVDVVWLFLFVFVYWL from the coding sequence ATGATGAGCACGCAGACAAAAAAATATAATCCGGTCAAATATTATTTCATAGCCGACCCCTCCTTTTGGCCTATCGTGGGGACAATCGGAATATTTTGCACTGTCATCGGGCTGGTGCAGATATTGCATGGCGGAGCAGCCGGCCCTTATATAATGGCGGGCGGTATCCTTATCCTTCTGACCACCATGTTTGGCTGGTTTGGCGCCGTTATAAAGGAAAGCCTGAGCGGATTGCATAGCCACCAAATGGATAAGACATACCGCTGGGGCATGATGTGGTTTATTGTCTCCGAAGTCGCCTTGTTTGGCGTATTCTTTCTGGCCTTGTTTTATACACGGTTATTTGGCGTCACCGAGTTGAGCGGCGACCCCTTTGAGTTTGTCAAGGCGCTTGATATGTATAAAGGCGGCGCGACACATCAATATTTGTGGCCGAATTTTCAGGGAGTATGGCCGCTTTTGACTAATCCCAACCCGGAATTATTCAAGGGGCCTGAAGCCGTGATTCCAACCTGGGGAATCCCGGCGCTCAATACCCTGATTCTCTTGAGCAGCGCGGTTACAGTCACCTGGGCGCATTGGGGCTTTAAAAAAGGCAATCGGAAACAAATTATTATCGGGCTGATTCTTACCATCTTGCTCGGCGCTATCTTTGAGGGTTTTCAGGCGCATGAGTATATTGAAGCTTATACTGAGTTGGGTCTTAAGCTTTCCAGTGGAATCTATGGCACGACATTTTTTACCCTGACGGGTTTGCACGCAGCACATGTCAGCATCGGTGTCATTATGCTCACAGTAATTTTGTTTCGCTGTCTTAAGGGGCATTTTTTGCCGGAGCATCATTTTGCATTTGAAGCCGTATCTTGGTACTGGCACTTTGTTGATGTGGTGTGGTTGTTCCTGTTTGTGTTTGTGTACTGGTTATAA
- a CDS encoding GIN domain-containing protein codes for MKRYLSIGLAILTFLTLAGCSYNNRNPMINADMSHETWMREVDTNPNKWTRGADHWFLTGDPNAKEVTISQYPYSAAVSTMSVRVPDFSNIKVNGDFQVQIFGTYGSNSVYVYGPNEAVRGTIIEVRGNTLCVDQARKVTGNMRNVIVRIGVNRLQSLTQLGRGTVEGIQLRSDNLTVTSMGSGNVYLAGNMNLRSLVNLGAGCVSVFGANTPELDIKTAGTGVTNVSGNVGVRSIMHHGRTDVNIIGANSNNLKIYADGRGKVGIYGIVNLREVKAKDFTQVYAYRLNSTEMYAYAHDKARIGLAGVGKNIYIDAFKSSCVLARNLCADTAFVRAHQNAHINIAAGNKIFAAATENSSVYFFGSPNIMSQFVSGNGTVIPVWSAKGSMCPIVPMVRPVGVVRGTYKGENYKGERMSGFPYSRWKQKRYLKGAG; via the coding sequence ATGAAACGATATTTATCGATAGGTTTGGCAATTCTTACTTTTCTCACTCTGGCGGGATGTTCTTATAACAACCGCAATCCCATGATCAACGCCGACATGAGCCATGAAACCTGGATGAGAGAAGTCGATACGAACCCGAACAAATGGACACGCGGCGCTGACCACTGGTTTTTAACAGGTGATCCCAATGCCAAGGAAGTGACAATCAGTCAATACCCCTATTCAGCGGCGGTCAGCACCATGAGTGTGCGGGTGCCGGATTTCAGCAATATCAAGGTCAACGGGGATTTTCAGGTCCAGATATTTGGTACTTATGGCAGCAACAGCGTTTATGTGTACGGCCCGAATGAGGCGGTTCGAGGGACGATCATTGAGGTTCGAGGCAATACGCTTTGCGTTGACCAGGCAAGAAAGGTGACTGGCAACATGCGTAACGTCATTGTTCGGATTGGCGTCAACCGGCTGCAAAGCTTGACCCAGCTTGGCAGGGGAACAGTTGAGGGGATTCAGCTGCGCAGTGACAATCTGACAGTTACCTCCATGGGCAGCGGAAATGTCTATCTGGCTGGTAATATGAATCTGCGGTCATTAGTCAATCTGGGTGCGGGCTGTGTCAGTGTGTTTGGCGCAAACACGCCCGAGCTCGATATCAAAACTGCCGGCACGGGTGTGACCAATGTCAGCGGGAATGTTGGTGTCCGATCAATCATGCATCACGGCCGAACAGACGTGAACATTATAGGTGCCAACAGTAACAACCTTAAAATCTATGCTGACGGCAGGGGCAAAGTCGGCATTTATGGAATTGTTAACCTGCGGGAAGTCAAGGCGAAAGATTTTACCCAGGTCTATGCCTATAGATTGAATAGCACCGAAATGTATGCCTATGCTCACGACAAGGCGCGGATTGGTCTGGCTGGCGTAGGGAAAAATATCTATATAGATGCTTTCAAATCGTCTTGTGTCTTGGCTCGTAACCTGTGCGCAGACACGGCGTTTGTGCGTGCCCATCAAAATGCGCATATCAATATCGCTGCCGGGAACAAGATTTTCGCTGCCGCAACGGAAAACAGCAGTGTTTATTTCTTTGGTTCACCGAATATTATGTCCCAGTTTGTAAGCGGAAATGGCACGGTGATACCAGTCTGGTCTGCGAAGGGCTCCATGTGCCCAATTGTTCCTATGGTCAGGCCTGTCGGCGTGGTGCGTGGAACATATAAAGGCGAAAATTATAAAGGTGAGCGCATGTCAGGGTTTCCTTATTCCAGATGGAAGCAAAAGCGTTATCTGAAAGGCGCGGGTTAA
- a CDS encoding FUSC family protein, whose product MTVNLKVRSYPFRHALSVGFSVFLAWVVNRYFSFSGEYWVVLSALLVSQATMGTPVRQGYIFLTILEVAILFAAALTAYVHQPLIVYFVMALLLAGSGYWVYLNRPMSNKNLYVILLFSFVLMIAVLSPGRPDENVQNRAVDALIGAIIGIWSVVLVLPAKLDREFGEGIVPILCSIKAYARALTHCLLDADSDEAQLARQKLDVERALQISHGIYPEWVYEVGFNRGLRSGFRFFLIQLERITEVLFSLEFIVRRGVDGGLVSSFSESVREVMRKNDELIDVLIAYFLHHKIAVSSADFSGDVADLEKALQRSAAFNLELLEISPGHLAAASLVRDVRDLRELLLQLAMALPAPDRIMPRVEK is encoded by the coding sequence ATGACGGTGAACCTGAAAGTAAGATCATACCCTTTTCGTCATGCGTTAAGCGTGGGATTTTCGGTATTTCTCGCATGGGTTGTGAACCGGTATTTTTCTTTTAGCGGTGAATATTGGGTGGTATTGTCTGCTTTGCTGGTATCCCAGGCGACGATGGGCACGCCTGTGCGACAGGGGTATATTTTTTTGACTATCCTGGAGGTCGCCATACTGTTTGCCGCCGCCCTGACGGCTTACGTGCATCAGCCTCTGATCGTGTATTTTGTCATGGCATTGCTGCTTGCGGGCAGCGGATACTGGGTTTACCTCAATCGACCCATGAGCAATAAAAATCTTTATGTCATCCTGCTTTTTTCATTCGTATTGATGATTGCCGTTTTGTCTCCGGGAAGACCGGATGAGAATGTCCAGAACCGGGCTGTTGATGCATTGATAGGTGCGATTATTGGGATTTGGTCTGTGGTCTTGGTGCTTCCTGCGAAGCTGGATAGGGAGTTCGGCGAGGGAATAGTGCCGATTTTGTGTTCTATCAAGGCTTATGCGCGGGCATTGACACACTGTCTGTTGGACGCGGATAGTGATGAAGCCCAGCTTGCCAGGCAAAAGCTGGACGTTGAGCGCGCTTTGCAGATCAGCCATGGAATTTATCCCGAGTGGGTTTATGAAGTGGGATTTAATCGCGGGTTGAGATCCGGGTTCCGTTTTTTTCTGATCCAGCTGGAAAGAATTACAGAGGTGTTGTTTTCCCTGGAGTTTATAGTTCGCCGCGGCGTGGACGGGGGTCTTGTTTCCAGTTTTTCGGAATCCGTCAGGGAAGTCATGCGGAAAAATGATGAATTAATCGATGTCTTGATCGCGTATTTTCTTCACCACAAAATAGCCGTATCCTCTGCGGATTTTTCGGGGGATGTGGCTGATCTGGAAAAGGCACTGCAGCGTTCGGCAGCCTTCAATCTTGAATTGCTGGAAATTTCTCCCGGTCATTTGGCCGCAGCTTCCCTGGTGCGTGATGTAAGAGATTTGCGCGAACTATTGCTGCAGCTGGCGATGGCGTTGCCGGCGCCGGATCGGATCATGCCGCGCGTTGAAAAATGA
- the ctaD gene encoding cytochrome c oxidase subunit I, with amino-acid sequence MTQEEHHHAHGHDDGHHHGHIGHLPPPHHSLKNGIRPWISGWLFTTNHKDIGTLYLLFSLLMLFVGGGMALLIRLQLFEPGARFFDPNFYNILVTVHGLVMVFGVIMPAFVGLANWMVPMMIGAPDMALPRLNNWSFWILPFAFSLLIASLFMAGGGPNFGWTLYAPLSSTYGPPSTDYLIVGIHMMGISSVLGAINIIATIINLRAPGMTWMKVPLFVWTWFITAFLLIGAMPVLAGVVTMILFDRHFGTSFFNAAGGGDPVMYQHLFWFFGHPEVYIMILPAFGIISEVIPTFSRKRLFGYEFMVGAVAAIAFLSYIVWGHHMFTAGMAVGTQLYFMYVTMLIAVPTGIKVFNWVGTMWRGSLSFETPMLFAIAFVILFTIGGFSGLMLAIVPADYQYQDTYFVVAHFHYVLVAGALLSIFCAVYYWLPKWCGRYYNESLGKWHFWLTVIGVNLTFFPMHFLGLAGMPRRIADYAPQFTEFNMVCTIGAFLLGFAQLIFLYNILTTMFGKGERADGRVWEGSHGLEWTLDSPPPYHSFSTPPLISDVSHEVEEKYVR; translated from the coding sequence ATGACCCAAGAAGAACATCATCACGCACACGGCCATGATGACGGCCATCATCATGGTCATATTGGACACCTGCCCCCGCCGCACCATTCCTTGAAAAATGGTATTCGTCCCTGGATTTCAGGCTGGTTGTTTACAACCAATCACAAGGATATAGGCACGCTTTATTTATTATTCAGCCTGCTGATGCTGTTCGTCGGCGGTGGTATGGCGCTCCTGATCCGCCTCCAGTTATTCGAACCGGGTGCACGGTTCTTTGACCCGAACTTTTATAATATTCTGGTGACTGTGCACGGTCTGGTGATGGTGTTTGGCGTTATCATGCCCGCGTTTGTCGGACTCGCGAACTGGATGGTTCCCATGATGATAGGCGCTCCGGACATGGCGCTTCCCAGATTGAATAACTGGAGTTTCTGGATTCTACCCTTCGCGTTTTCACTACTGATTGCTTCATTATTCATGGCGGGCGGTGGTCCTAACTTTGGCTGGACTTTGTATGCGCCATTGTCTTCCACTTACGGGCCGCCCAGTACGGATTACCTGATTGTGGGTATCCACATGATGGGGATTTCATCCGTGCTTGGCGCAATTAATATTATTGCCACCATCATCAACCTGCGTGCTCCGGGTATGACCTGGATGAAGGTGCCCTTGTTTGTCTGGACCTGGTTTATCACGGCATTTCTGTTGATAGGAGCGATGCCTGTATTGGCGGGCGTGGTCACCATGATTTTATTTGACCGGCATTTCGGAACCAGCTTCTTTAATGCTGCTGGCGGCGGCGATCCTGTGATGTACCAGCATTTGTTCTGGTTCTTCGGTCATCCTGAAGTCTATATCATGATTCTGCCGGCATTCGGTATTATTTCTGAAGTCATCCCGACTTTCTCCCGCAAAAGACTGTTCGGGTACGAATTCATGGTTGGCGCAGTGGCTGCGATCGCCTTCCTGTCCTATATAGTCTGGGGACATCATATGTTCACGGCTGGTATGGCAGTGGGAACGCAGCTTTACTTCATGTATGTCACCATGTTGATTGCCGTGCCTACCGGCATCAAGGTGTTCAACTGGGTTGGCACAATGTGGCGTGGATCCCTGTCTTTTGAGACTCCCATGTTGTTTGCAATCGCATTTGTCATTCTTTTCACGATAGGCGGCTTTTCCGGATTGATGCTTGCGATTGTGCCCGCAGATTATCAATACCAGGATACTTATTTTGTAGTTGCGCATTTCCATTATGTTTTGGTTGCAGGCGCGCTTTTATCCATCTTTTGCGCTGTTTATTACTGGCTGCCTAAATGGTGCGGGCGTTATTACAATGAAAGCCTGGGCAAATGGCATTTCTGGTTGACGGTCATTGGCGTCAATCTGACCTTTTTCCCTATGCATTTCCTGGGTCTCGCCGGCATGCCCAGACGTATTGCAGACTATGCACCGCAGTTTACTGAATTTAACATGGTATGCACGATTGGCGCGTTTCTGCTCGGATTTGCACAGTTGATTTTTCTCTATAATATCCTCACCACCATGTTCGGCAAGGGTGAGAGAGCTGACGGCAGGGTTTGGGAAGGGTCCCATGGGTTGGAATGGACGCTGGATTCACCACCTCCCTATCATAGTTTTTCCACTCCGCCATTAATCAGCGATGTTTCTCATGAAGTCGAAGAGAAATATGTGAGGTAA
- a CDS encoding S49 family peptidase gives MGMKNMPETNNNEAASILVSEMLKEKRAERRWKNIRFLFWFALSAYSIIGIFSYFGSPAVPVTPTANKYVALVRMDGMISPDSEISAEQIVPILHDAFKDKNSSGVVIDINSPGGTPVQASIIHDAILAYKKKYHKKVIIVGEDLLTSGAYFISVSADRIYVNPNTITGSIGVIMKGFGFVDAMKKIGVERRVYTAGIAKDRLDPFLPQNPEDLKKIHTVMSEVHQNFVKAVVDGRKGKLKADPETLFNGDFWSGQSAVNLGLVDGLGNLMDVMNLEFKTTEYKEFGGSSNFFRMLAGQLNSAFDSLFFVRTSLSA, from the coding sequence ATGGGAATGAAAAATATGCCTGAAACGAACAATAATGAAGCCGCCTCTATCCTGGTGTCAGAAATGCTGAAAGAAAAACGAGCAGAACGCCGCTGGAAAAATATTCGCTTTTTGTTCTGGTTCGCGCTCTCAGCCTATTCCATTATCGGGATTTTCAGCTATTTCGGCAGCCCTGCCGTCCCTGTCACACCCACGGCGAATAAATATGTTGCACTGGTCCGAATGGACGGAATGATCTCACCAGACAGTGAAATTTCTGCTGAACAAATTGTACCCATTCTGCATGACGCCTTTAAGGATAAAAACTCTAGCGGCGTTGTCATTGATATCAATTCCCCAGGCGGCACTCCCGTGCAAGCTTCAATTATCCATGACGCCATCCTGGCCTATAAGAAAAAATACCACAAGAAAGTCATTATCGTTGGCGAAGACCTTTTAACATCCGGGGCATATTTCATATCAGTCTCTGCGGACAGGATTTATGTCAACCCGAATACCATCACGGGTTCCATCGGAGTCATCATGAAAGGGTTCGGCTTTGTGGACGCAATGAAAAAAATCGGTGTTGAGCGTCGCGTATACACAGCCGGCATCGCCAAAGACCGGCTGGATCCCTTTCTGCCTCAAAACCCCGAGGACTTGAAAAAAATCCATACTGTCATGAGTGAAGTTCATCAAAATTTTGTCAAGGCAGTCGTGGATGGCCGCAAGGGCAAGCTGAAAGCAGATCCGGAAACATTGTTTAACGGGGACTTCTGGTCTGGTCAATCCGCCGTAAATCTCGGACTGGTTGACGGACTGGGCAATCTCATGGATGTCATGAATCTGGAATTCAAAACGACTGAATATAAAGAGTTTGGCGGATCTTCAAATTTCTTTCGCATGCTGGCAGGACAGCTAAACAGCGCGTTTGATTCTCTGTTTTTTGTTCGCACATCTCTTTCCGCATAA
- the coxB gene encoding cytochrome c oxidase subunit II codes for MRSIQSTLFTLLVASGAACADTTLNLTQGVSPISRDVYQLHMTIFWICVAIGLVVFGVMFYSMIYHRKSRGAKPANFHSHTWLEITWTIIPVIILVLMAIPATKVLMNMNNYDQEDVTIKITGYQWKWHYEYIEDGVKFFSNLATPYDQMQNKAPKSEYYLREVDHPLVVPVHKKIRFLITSNDVNHAWWVPDLAVKRDAIGGIINEAWAVIDKPGVYRGQCAELCGINHAFMPIVVVALSEEGYKNWVAQQKGQATSGEADIAREWTMKELMDKGESVYNGICAACHQPGGVGMPPTFPALKGSKIATGPVADHVNIVVNGKSGTAMQAFKNQLSDVDLAAVITYERNAFGNNTGSLVQPVQIKALRDGKSMDEALAVKPSAAGAAAVPATPPTTPSTTPTVAPAGAAPTAAPAGTTPTAAPAGTTPTAAPAGTTPTAAPAGTTPAAAPAGTTPTAAPAGTTPAAAPAGTTPAASSADDLKAAMVRGEKVYLSTCVACHQQNGAGIPPTFPALKGGAIATGPVDGHIDRVLNGKQGTAMVAFKDQLNDQDLADVITYERNAWDNNTGTLVTPDQIKAARQQGQNNK; via the coding sequence GTGCGAAGCATACAATCTACCTTGTTTACTTTACTGGTCGCAAGTGGCGCGGCTTGTGCCGATACAACTTTGAATCTGACCCAGGGCGTTTCACCCATCAGCCGGGATGTGTATCAATTACACATGACCATTTTCTGGATTTGCGTAGCAATTGGTCTTGTGGTGTTTGGCGTAATGTTTTATTCCATGATTTATCATCGTAAATCCAGGGGCGCGAAACCGGCAAACTTTCATAGTCATACCTGGCTGGAAATCACCTGGACCATCATACCTGTCATTATTCTTGTCCTGATGGCAATCCCTGCCACCAAGGTATTGATGAATATGAATAATTATGATCAGGAAGACGTGACTATCAAAATCACAGGATATCAGTGGAAGTGGCATTATGAATATATAGAGGATGGCGTCAAATTCTTTAGTAATCTAGCTACACCATATGATCAGATGCAAAACAAGGCGCCCAAGTCAGAGTATTACTTGCGCGAAGTTGACCATCCGTTGGTTGTGCCTGTCCACAAAAAGATACGCTTCCTGATTACTTCCAATGATGTGAATCATGCCTGGTGGGTTCCGGACCTTGCAGTCAAACGTGATGCGATAGGCGGCATCATCAATGAAGCTTGGGCAGTAATAGACAAGCCAGGTGTCTACCGTGGTCAGTGTGCTGAGCTTTGCGGGATTAACCACGCTTTTATGCCTATTGTTGTCGTGGCACTAAGCGAGGAAGGTTACAAGAACTGGGTAGCTCAACAGAAGGGTCAGGCCACCAGCGGCGAAGCGGATATTGCTCGTGAGTGGACTATGAAGGAATTAATGGATAAAGGCGAGAGCGTCTATAATGGTATTTGCGCAGCCTGTCATCAACCTGGCGGCGTAGGTATGCCGCCGACTTTCCCTGCTCTCAAGGGCAGCAAGATTGCCACAGGCCCGGTCGCCGATCACGTGAATATTGTCGTGAATGGCAAGTCAGGCACCGCCATGCAGGCATTCAAGAACCAGCTTTCTGATGTTGATCTGGCGGCAGTCATTACTTACGAACGCAACGCGTTCGGGAATAATACCGGTTCCTTGGTGCAGCCTGTGCAAATCAAGGCGCTGCGTGATGGCAAGAGCATGGATGAAGCATTGGCTGTCAAACCGTCGGCAGCGGGTGCAGCGGCGGTGCCTGCCACGCCACCGACAACTCCGTCTACCACACCAACGGTAGCTCCAGCAGGTGCCGCGCCAACTGCGGCTCCGGCTGGCACCACGCCAACTGCGGCTCCGGCTGGCACCACGCCAACTGCGGCTCCGGCTGGCACCACGCCAACTGCGGCTCCGGCTGGCACTACACCGGCTGCGGCTCCGGCTGGCACTACGCCAACTGCGGCTCCGGCTGGCACTACACCGGCTGCGGCTCCGGCTGGCACTACACCGGCTGCTTCTTCAGCAGATGATCTGAAGGCGGCGATGGTTCGCGGTGAAAAAGTTTATCTAAGCACTTGTGTCGCTTGCCACCAGCAAAATGGTGCGGGTATTCCGCCAACATTTCCTGCACTAAAAGGCGGTGCGATTGCCACCGGTCCTGTAGATGGTCATATTGACCGTGTCTTGAATGGCAAGCAGGGTACCGCTATGGTGGCATTCAAAGATCAACTTAACGATCAAGACCTTGCTGATGTTATTACCTATGAGCGAAACGCATGGGACAATAATACCGGCACACTGGTGACGCCAGACCAGATCAAGGCTGCGCGGCAACAAGGCCAAAACAATAAATAA